TGTTCACGCCCCTGTCCGTTTATTGGGCTGCCAGAGCCACGCGACCAGAAGTCACGCCCAGACTGGCATCGGCCTTGAGGCGTTCAAGCACGGCCTGTGCATCAAGCTCGGTGGCCAGATCGTTGATGCGCACCTCGTAGTGCCCTTGTTTGCCGAGAATCTCGGCAGGGTAGCCAGCGGTTTGAAGCCGTGTTCTCAGGTCGGCAGCGGCACTTCCGGATGGCAGCAGCGCTGCCACGGTGCGCCAGCGGCCGCCTTGCAGCAAGACGCCGCTGCCGGGCTTGAGTTCTGCCTGGGCGATGAATTTTTGCAAAGCATCAGGTGAGGCCTGGCCTGCGGCCTGTTCGGGCTGGTTGGTTCGAATTACCCAGAAGGCGCCTGGCTTGTCGAGCAGGATGTCTTCGCGGCTGTCGCGCTCCACTGCCACGCTGCCTTCAAAGAGACAAACGGCATCGTGGTCGGCGTCGGTCATGCTCCAGAAATCTGTGCCACGAATGCCCACGGTGGCGGTGGTCATCTGCAAGCTGATGTCGCGCGTGTTGCCAAGGGCCTTGCTGGTGTAGTCGGTGGCGTAGCGAAACACCCCGGTGATCAGCCGCAGAGCGGACTGGGTGTGTGAGGGGCCTGCAAAGCCCTGTTGCTTGGCGGCGAGAGTTTCGATGCGGAACTCGGTCTTTTCACCCAGCTTGATGACGCTGCGGTCGGGCAGGCGCAGCAACATGCGGGAGGATTCTGCGGTGACGGCGGTGTCATTCACAAGCAGTTTGTCGCCGGGCCGCGCCGCGCGCCGCTGTCCGTTGCGCTCTACCCAGGCTGGCAGTTGAACGGCTTCAATCACCGCATCTTTGGTGGCAGCCTGGGCCGGCGGACTGAGGGCTCCGAAGAGCGCGATCAAACCGGCGGTGGCCATTGTCGCGAGGCCCATGCGCCTGAGGCGTTGGGTTGGGGCGC
This region of Hydrogenophaga crassostreae genomic DNA includes:
- a CDS encoding FecR family protein, giving the protein MSAKPTVHPSAPTQRLRRMGLATMATAGLIALFGALSPPAQAATKDAVIEAVQLPAWVERNGQRRAARPGDKLLVNDTAVTAESSRMLLRLPDRSVIKLGEKTEFRIETLAAKQQGFAGPSHTQSALRLITGVFRYATDYTSKALGNTRDISLQMTTATVGIRGTDFWSMTDADHDAVCLFEGSVAVERDSREDILLDKPGAFWVIRTNQPEQAAGQASPDALQKFIAQAELKPGSGVLLQGGRWRTVAALLPSGSAAADLRTRLQTAGYPAEILGKQGHYEVRINDLATELDAQAVLERLKADASLGVTSGRVALAAQ